The Fluviispira sanaruensis sequence TTCCCCATCAACAATAGCTACGATAATACTGCCATTGACTGCTTTCAGTGAGCGATCCACAACGAGGAGATCGCCGCTGTGAATACCAGCACCGAGCATGGAGTTTCCTTCTGCCCGCACATAAAAAGTTGCTGCAGGATGTTTTACAATAAACTCGTTTAAGTCGATTTTTTTATCCATATAATCTGTTGCAGGTGAAGGAAAACCAGCGCAAACAGAGTTAAAAGCAAATGGAAGATACAGTTTTTTTTCAAAAGATGGTAAGCAATGCATAAACCCTCCAACCATATATTTGTATGGTATTTGATCTTTTGTCAAAGTCTATTTGCGTTTCTCCCAACCTTTTTTTAATGGTCTATCAATAATAACTGACATTTTAGGTTCGTACTGCTTATTAAGTAACTCAATAAAAGAATTGCCATCATGCTTGCTAAAATCAAACCAATTTCCCAAATTTTTCATATTTTGCTTTAAAAATACTGGAGATCTTTCATGTCCTATTTTTTTCACGAATTTACCTGGCTCTGATGTCAAAATTGAGAAAGAGTGAATCACTTCTCCCGTACTTGTATCTTCCCAACTGTCAAAAATTGCGGGTACAAAAACACATTCTGCCAGTTCAAAGCGAATCATATTGCCTGCAAATTTTCCTTCATAAATCGGTTCAATAAAAGCAGTCATAGGCACAAGACAGTGATTCTTTAAAAATGGACGCTTCCAAGTCGGTTTTTCAAGCACTGTTTCCAAGCGTACATTGTGCGTTGCAAACTTTGGTTTACGGACTTTAGACCAGACAGGGATTAAAGAAAAATGAAATAAATCAATAATATATTTTTCATCTTTAAATAAAATAACGGGTGCTTCCAAGTGTGGTAAAATCCGACTTCGCCATGAAATACTTTGTAGATTCAAGGCAAAAATGGCCAAGGATTTTTGAAATTTTATCAATTCAACTTGAAATTGTGCGCACATTTGCTCTCAATATCTGTGATTTATTTTCTTGTGAGCATAGACGAATAGCGTTTTCGATAAGAGAATGCTAAAAACAATTCCGCAGCTAAAACGACAATAGCCACAGGCAAGCCTGAGGGAGCAAGAATAAGATGAAAAAGAAAAATATTAACCACATTAGGTGCCAAAACAGCCAGTGCTAAAGGCGTCCACATATTTGCTAAGAGGAGAAATCCACAGACAACTTCTACTCCTTTGACGAGTGAAAATAAATAACCAGTGGCTACCAGAGCCCCAATAAATGCTCCTGCCGTAGGTGGCATGCTTGTAGGAGCAGGTAAAAAATGAAAAAAACCATTCAAACCAGCGACAAAAAAAATAAGACCTAGCAGAATCTGTACAATCATAACAAGTTTATTTTTCATGTGTCGCTCCGTTTTTGGAAATACTGTCAATTCATTTTATATTAAAATACTTGTTATGAATAAATAGACTCATTTTTTTGACATACCTTATTATAAATGTTGTATTCTAAAGAAAGTTGTCTTTTTAATAAGACAAAAGAATCAACACATTGACGGATTTCTAAATAAATCATTAGAGTACTTTATTATGAAAAATTTTATTATAACACTGTTACTTTTGTGCGTATCTGTTATTGCATATGCAGAGGATTATTTTGTTGCTTGTTACTATTATGACACGGTTACTAACGAAAATAGCTCCAATCCTTCTCTTATGGAACCGAGCAAAATTTATATTGGTGCAAGTTCCAATTATTATTGGGCACTCGGTGGCAAAGGCTCTGATAAGTTAACACTGCATGGAAATATAAAAGATGGATTTTTTGTAGAAAAAATTTACACACGCAGTGATATTATAAAAAGTTGTGAAAGAGCAATTGAAAAAGGAGTTGTTCTCTGGCCAAGCAAAAAGAGTTATAAACTCTATGATTTTAAAGCCTCTAGGTCCAATTTTCACGCCTATGAGTATCCCATTCGCTTTATTAAAGATAATTTTAAAAAATCTAAAATTAAGCAGATTATCGTCTTTGGTGACAGTCTATCCGACACAGGAAACTTAAAAAGATGGACAAAAGTGATTCCCTATTATCCCTATTGGTACGGTCGATTTTCCAATGGCTTTATCTGGCCAGATTATTTAAGCAACACCACCCAAATACCAATTTTTAATTTTGCTTACGGTGGCGCAAAAACTGCAGGATCAAATGAAATACTTATCGATAATTTTAGTGATAAAGTAGATACAAAAGTTGCAAAATTAATATCTGGTAGTTCGAAACTTGCTATCGCAGATTATTTAAATAACTATTTAACCGTGAATTCTTATAAAAGCAAAACAAAAGCAATTTATAAACCTAAAGAGGCTTTATATATTATCTGGATAGGTTCAAATGATTATGTTGCAGATTTTGAGTTTCGTAAAATAACAAATTTATTATTAAAAGATAAAGAGAGTGAGAAAAAAATAAATATTATAATTAAAAATACTGTTCGAAATATTATGAAACAAATCAAAACTCTATATCTAAAAGATGCATATTATTTTCTTGTTATGAATATACCTGATATTGGAAAATCTCCTGCTGTTTTATCGGCAAAATATGCTAAATACAATGATGAAATTAAAGATAAACAAGAATTATCAGAGAAATTATCTGCAATTACAAATAAACATAATATTGAGCTACAATCTGCAATAGATGCTTTAAATAAGAAATTAAAAGATAAAATTAATATATTTTATCTTGATATAGCAAGAAACTTTGACTCTTATATAAATAATAAAGATTTCTATGCAGATGAAAATTTTAATTATGGCTACTCTTTATTGAATTCTAATATTCCAGTCATAGGAAAAAAAGAAACATTTATTCAAAGCTCTTGCTATACAGGTGGATACACTAAAGTTGCAATTATAAACTCATTGAGCAATGAAAGCTATTATAAAAAATCATTAGAACACACCTGCAAAAACAATCATAAAGAAGTCGATAAAAATACAATCTTTTGGGACTCTCCTCATCCAACCAGTTTAAGCCATTGCTGGCTCAGTTATGCAGTGCAAAAAAAACTTGAAGATTTAGAACTCATAAAAAAAACAAATCTTTCTATGAGTGATTATAAAGAATTTTGTTTGAATAAAGACTTTATTTTGGAATAAAAAATTCTTTCATAAAGGAAAGCAAGAATGAATACTGAAAATATAAAAGAAAGAGAATATATTTTTGTAGAAAAGTACGTCTACGATCCGATCTTGCGCATATTACATTGGGTCAATGCACTGTCAATATTCAGTCTTATGCTCACTATATGGCTAAAAAATTTATTAAAACCTTATGACAACTGGAAAGAAATTTTATATAGATACCATATCTTAATTGGCTATGTTTTAACTGCTGGAATTATTCTTAGAGTCGTATGGGGATTTATTGGGCCAGAGCATGCAAAGTTTAAAAATATGATTAACTGGAAGGCGTATCTTAAGCTTTTAAGAACTCGAAAATACGACACAAGCGAGAATTGGGGACATAATAAATATGCGGGTCTTTCATATATATTTCTTTTTATCTTGATGCTCTATCAAGCATATTCAGGTCTGTATCTTGCGGCACAAAAATATGAAATGAGTTTTTTTCATTATTTTGTAGAATACAGTGCGATAAAAACCCCTTTTGCCAAGCTTCTCAGCAATATTCATGAGATTGTCTTTTATATGACTATGATATTTACAGCATTGCATGTTATAATGCTCCGATTCCATGAAATAATATCCAAGTCTCCCTTGACTCAAGCCATGTGTAATGGAATTCAATATCGCAAGAAAAATAAATCATGAATTCTCTAAATTGCAATTAATGAATTAAAAAAATCAGGAAAAGTCATTCATGACAAGGATATTCAATATATTACTCCATGTTGATTAGCCTACTTGGGACACCTGATGATCGAATTCGCAAACGCTTTTCACGCTGCACCTGCGACAGATCCGTTTTCACCAAGTAAGATATTATTATAATTGCTTTATTTTTCTTTGCTTGGTTTTTTAAATGGGACGTTAAAGATATACATATAGGTAAAGGCGCCTAATGCCGCACCAAGACAAGGAGCAAGCCAAAACATCCATAGCTGTTCAATCGCCCAACCGCCTGCAAACAAGGCGGGGCCTGTGCTCCGTGCGGGATTTACTGAAGTGTTGGTTACTGGTATAGAAACTAGATGAATAAGGGTTAGACATAAACCAATTGCTATGGGAGCGAATCCTGCTGGAGCTTTCACATCGGTTGATGAGAGAATGACAAATAAAAATACAGCAGTCATTAAGATTTCTGTGATAAAAGCAGATAAGAATGAGAATTTACCTGGAGAATGCTCGCCAAAACCATTGCTCGCAAAATCTCCAATACTTATAAAGTCAGCTTTTCCGCTTAAAATAATACATAAAACAGCGCTTGCAATAATCGCTCCAAAAACTTGAGCAATGACATAATACGGAAGTTCTTTCCAATTAAATTTTCCAGCAACAGCTAAACCCAGCGAAACTGCGGGATTGAGATGGCATCCAGATATTGAGCCAATTGAGTATGCCATAGTCAAAACTGTGAGTCCAAAAGCAATTGAAACACCAACAAAACCTATTCCTAATCCAGGAAAACCAGCTGCAAGAACAGCGCTTCCACAGCCACCGAAAACAAGCCAAAAAGTTCCAATAAATTCTGCAAGTAATTTTTTTAAATCTAAAGCATTAGCCATTATTCAGTCTCCATCTTTTGGGGTCTCTTCTTATATTAAAGCCTAAATTTTATAAAGAAAATTAAATTTATAAAATAAAAAACACTTTTGACTTAAATATTTCATCATAAATAAAATACATTTTTTGATAAAATATAAAACCAATTTAACTATTACTTTTTAACTATAAAAAAATAAATATATTATATTAAATAAGTATATACTTACCCATAATTTAATTTAAATTAAAAGAGTTAAAGTATTTTAAAATGTCAGTGGAGAAATCACGCTTTAGAAGATAGGTACGTTCAAAGTCTTCTTTCTTCTCTAATGGTAAGAAAGATACTACAACTCAATTGGTTGGGCGTCTTATATTGAGTCCATAGACAGAATAGCTGTTTGAGTTGTCAAAGCTGTTTACGAGTACGAGCCGAACATACAAATAACTCCCCTTTTCTGTTGTTACTGAAGCAGCTAAACGAGTTAAATAATCTGGAGAAAATACAATTCTTGATTGTTCGTAGCTATTAATTGATTTTACTTTGTCTGAATTGTTTATATTATTTTTATAAAAGGTATTGACAGCTGAATAGTCTTGAGTATCAAGGCTATTATTTATAATAAAAAAATATTTATTGGCTGTTTGTCCCCCATTGTCAAGACTTAGGATATAGTTTCCAGAGAACCAAGCCCTCCCAGTTCTACCAAATCGAACAACAATTCCTGAAAAATCTGAATTATATTCAGGCCTTTTTACTTCTGTTACAGATAGAGTGGCTGAAGAAGTTATTCGAATTGAATTCATGCCAAATATTTCACCAATTGATTTCGTTACATCAGGATCAATCTTTTTAATACTTTTAGAATTTATTTCTATGTCGACATATGGAGATATGGAAAAATCTTCAGGAAATACTTTTGCAGTCACAAATTTTATTTCATTTTTATTTTTCTCATTTTCAAATATAATAAGGTCTTTTGAGTTAATGCTGTATGTTAAGTTAACTCCAGATTTGATTGTATATTTATCTGCATTAATAAAAAAATTTGTAAAGTTAAGTTTACACTTCTTATCATTTTCTTTAACAACTAAATTTGATATTTTCTCATTCTTACTTAATATCCACGAGCTTTTGTCTGATTTCCCTTCACATCCTTCATAATGACCATGAAATGAATATTCATAAATGGAAACATTTGAATCACTGTCATTCACTCGATTTAATTTTATTTTCAGAAATAATTCTTTATTTTTTGAATTCTTACCTCCACATCCTACTGCAGTAAATAAAATCACCAAAAAAAATAACAAGATTTTTATACAATTGCATTTTTTCATATGTATCTCCAGAAAAAAATAAAAAGAAAAAGCGAAGTCGCTATGCACTTAGCAATGCTTTATTTTTATAATTAAACTTGAATTTTTAAGCAAAATAATTAATAATTTTTATATTTATTAATTGATAAAAATAAGTATATTTTATAAGTTACTTTAAATATGTCTGCAGGCTAAAGATCAAGTTTTATTCTATTTAAAGTTTTTTAATGATTTATAGCGCTTAATTTATGTAAATAGATATTAACACTCATATATATTGATATTTTAAAGATTTTATAGAAATAAAATGGAAACAATTATTTATGCTAGTAGAATATTTTTGTAGTTTCGCAGTTTGTTAACCCATTTGAGAGAAAATATTAATTATTTTTTTTTCTTTTTTACAACAGAATCAAAGCGATCTAAGTTCATCACTTTGTTCCAAGCAGTAATAAAGTCATTGACAAAAACGTTCTTAGCATCGGAACTAGCATATACCTCAGCAATTGCTCGTAACTGAGAGTTCGAACCAAAAAGAAGATCAACAGAGGTTCCAGTCCATTTCAGCGTGCCTTTTTTACTGTCCCGTCCTTCATAGATTTCTGCCGAGCTTGTCTTTTGCCATTTTGTCTTGATATCAAGCAAATTAACAAAGAAATCATTGCTTAAAGCTTCAGGATTTTTTGTAAAGACACCGTGTTTCGAATGAGCGTAATTAGCACTGAGCACACGCATTCCACCAATTAAAACAGTCATTTCAGGGGCTGTCAGTGTGAGAAGATTTGCTTTGTCTATCAATAATTCCACTGCAAATTGCTCTTGCCCCTTACGGATATAGTTGCGAAAACCATCTGAAATGGGTTCGAGAACAGCAAAAGAAGCGGCATCTGTTTGCTTTTGCAAAGCATCCATGCGTCCTGGAGAAAAAGGAACTTTAATTTTGTGCCCAGATTTTTTTGCAGCTGCTTCTATTCCAACACAACCTCCTAAAACGATTAAATCTGCAAGTGAGACCTTTGTTTTTTTACCTTTAACTGAATTAAAATCCTGTTGTATTTTCTCAAATTTTTTAAGGATTTTTGCCAATTCGAGAGGTTCATTAACTTCCCAATCCTTTTGTGGTGAGAGACAAATACGTGCTCCATTCGCGCCTCCTCGTTTATCGCTGCCACGAAAAGTTGCTGCAGATGCCCAAGCTGTGTTGACAAGTTGCGAGACACTTAAACCACTTTTTAAAATCTTAGATTTCAGTGCTGATATTTCCTTCTCACTGATTAATTTATGTTTTGCTTTTGGAATAGGATCCTGCCAAATCAACTCTTCCGTTGGAACGAGCGGCCCAAGATAACGCGCAATAGGCCCCATATCTCGATGGGTTAACTTAAACCAAGCTCGAGAGAATGTGTCGGCATATAACTTCATATCTTTCATAAAACGACGTGAGATTTTTTCATAAATAGGATCCATACGCATTGCGAGATCTGCGGTTGTCATTATTGGGGCATGTCGTTTTGTGGGATCGTGTGCGTCTGGAACGGCTCTTCCTGCAGAAGGATCTTTAGGTATCCATTGGTAAGCGCCTGCAGGGCTTTTTGTCAATTCCCATTCATACCCAAACAAGGTTTCAAAATAGCTATTGTCCCACTTTATGGGCGTAGGGGTCCAAGCACCTTCAAGGCCGCTCGTTATTGTATGAACGCCTTTGCCACTGCCAAACGAGTTTTTCCAACCTAAGCCTTGTTCTTCAAGCGCAGCTCCTTCTGGTTCAGGGCTAACATATTTACTGGGATCTGCAGCACCGTGGGTTTTGCCAAAAGTGTGTCCACCAGCAACAAGCGCGACGGTTTCTTCATCATTCATTGCCATGCGAGCAAAGGTTTCTCTTATATCACGTGCAGAACCGATTGGATCGGGTTTACCATTGGGGCCTTCGGGGTTCACATAAATAAGACCCATCTGGACAGCAGCAAGAGGATTAGCCAGATCGCGATTCCCACTGTAGCGTTCGTCGCCTAACCATGTTCGCTCAGAGCCCCAAAAAATATCCTGTTCTGGTTCCCAAATATCTTCACGCCCACCGGCAAAGCCAAATGTCTTAAATCCCATGGAGTCTAAAGCCACAGTACCTGCAAGAATCATTAAATCTGCCCATGAAATTTTACGGCCATATTTCTGCTTGATCGGCCAGAGTAAGCGGCGCGCTTTGTCTAAATTTACATTATCTGGCCAACTGTTCAGAGGTGCAAAGCGTTGAGTGCCTGATCCTGCACCGCCACGGCCATCTGCGACTCTATAGGTTCCTGCGCTGTGCCATGCCATACGAATAAATAAAGGGCCATAGTGGCCATAGTCTGCCGGCCACCAGTCCTGTGAATCGGTCATTAAGGTATGCAAATCTTTTATTACTGCTTTGAGGTTAAGACTTTTGAACTCCTGAGCGTAGTTAAAGTTTTTCTCCATCGGGTTAGAAAGAGGCGAATGTTGATGCAAAATATTCAGATTAATTTGATTTGGCCACCAATTCGCTGCTGAATTCGTCAAACCCATTGTTGAAAGAGGACACTTTGATTTAGATGACAAGTTTCTCTCCTTTTTATAATCTGTGAAATTTCCTTTAATTGTATAATTTAAGAGCAAATGAGTCAAATAAGCTTTTACAAAAACTCGAGGTCTCTTTATGAGTCTTTCTTGTTTCCTTATTCTCAAAAAAAACTAACAAGAAAACTTAAGGAATTTTTTATTTTTTAATTAAAGAATTGTATATAGATTTGTAATTTCCAAATTTGTTGCTTATTGATCTTGAAGACACTTTTTTAGAAAAAAGCAAGATAACTTAAGAATAATATCCAAAGTTATCTGTCTGAAAATCTATTGCTCGAAAATGAACTTAACATTTTGTGGCAACTATTGTTACAAAAACTCCTAATACATCAGGAAGAATTTTGAAATTTGAAAATCCAGACTTTTCAAGTATTTTGCATAACTGATCTGGTGTTCTCAGATTATTTTCATTATAATTTGTGAAGTGTTTGAAAAATAAATTTTGAAATCTATAACTTGCAGAATTTATTTTATTCATGTCCCAACATGAATCCTTATTGATATCGGGTGGAGGTACAGTTGTACTTGTTAGAAGTTCTCCATTCTCTTTTAAAGAAGTATGTATTTTTTTATACATCTCAATTTGTTTTTCATCATTATCAACATAAATATTAAGGCCATTGCTAATAAATAAATCATATTCATTTTTATAATTAATTTCCCAAGCATCTTCTCTTGTGAATTTACAATGGTAAGTTAATCCCTTTGTTAATGAAATAGCTCTTGCTTGTTGCAGACTTGAAGTGTCAAGATCAATTCCATGAATCATAAAGTTTTTATAATCATGGAAATTCAGAGATAAAATGTCATTCATTAAACCACACGGAAGAGAAGCAATCTTAATATTATCTTTTAAACGTTTTTTGATTTCAGATTTAAAAATTTGATATCGACTTTGGGTGGCAATGGCGATAGGTAAATTTTCCATAAGATAATTTTCATCTTTATTTTCTGAAACATTAAAGCCAAGTTTTTTTGTTTCAGGATATGAGCACATATATTCAGTCCAAAAGCCATTAAAGCCACTATTTTCTATTAAAAATCTTCCCATTTCAGAGCTTTTGACTCTGTCAAGAATTTTAATAAGCTCATCTTGCAAAATGACATCAGTGTTATTATTTTTTATTTTTTTTATTAATTCTTGATAGGTGTTATTGAAATCGTCATTTTGTACATTCTTATGAGACAATATATTATGATTATTCATAGAGAGCTCCTTATAAATGGATTCGTTAAAAACTGCCTCACTGTACCCTTCTGAGAAAGAAAAAACAAATTTTAGGTTAAAAAATTTTAAGCTCATTGACTTGATTTTATATAAAAAACAAAATACTTTCTCATGGTTCCAAAATAAGAAGTAAAAAATAGAAGGGAGATTTAATGGAGAATAATATTCTTCTAAAAGGTTTTGTGAAAATTAGACCTGAGTATGAAATCGATCAAAGTAATTATGCAAAAATTAACAATACTATACAGTATCAAGCATATTTAAAAGAAAATAATAATAAAGAAAATATTGAATTCAAAGATTTAAATTATAAAAATATAAACCATTATATGTGTAAGTCTGATCGAATTAAGAAAAGAGCCTTTTTTATTCCTGATATGCTAAATGAAGATCCTAATTTAAGAATAATTAGTAATACAAATCATCATCATAATGGAGCAAATTTAAAAGAAAGAATGGAGGTTTTTGAAAAAATTTCGCTAAAGCTCTTCAACGAGTTTTATCATGAAGAAAACTATCGACCAGATATAATTTGCTTTACAACAAGCTCAGGTTATATAGCCCCATCTCCTGTACAAACTTTTTTATCACAAAAAGGTTGGTGCAATACCAATGTCTTTCAAGTTTCACATACTGGTTGTTATGGGGCATTTCCATCCATTAACATAGCTGCGGGACAACTTTCCTATCGTTTACTTTCAGAAGGTAAGGCTTTATCAGCAGAAATTGTTCATATTGAATCTAATTTTCTTCATTATAATCCAAGTCAACATGATACCGCACAACTTATAAATCACAGTCTATTTGGCGATGGCGCAATTAAATATAAAGTCGAAATTGAAAGTGAACATAATAGAAACAATGCTTTAAAATTAATTTATACTTTTGATAAAATTCTTCCTAATACAACTGATATAGTAAAATTTTGGATCAGTGATTATTCATTCCATAATGTGATGTCAAAACATTTAGCAGATGTCGTTATAGAAAATATAGATGATTATTTAAAAGAATTATGTAATAAGGCCATGATTAATTACGATGATATGAAAGAAAATGCTGTATTTGCTCTTCATCCTGGAGGACCAAAGATTTTAGATGGCATTACTGAAAAATTAAACTTAAAGCCTTGGCAAGTAGAAAATAGTTACTGGGTTCTTGAAAATTATGGAAATATGGCGAGCGCCACTTTACCCCATGTGCTTGAGAGAATTATTAAAGACGATAAATTAAAAGGTAAATATGTAATTGCAATTGGCATGAGTCCTGGATTAACTTTAGGAAGCGCAATCTTCAAGAGACTTTAACAATGAATTTCTCATGTTTTAGAAGCAATTAATATCTATTTTTAAAGACAATTTAGAATTAATTAATACAGATATTTTGCAAAAATAGAAATATATTTACTCAATATTTTGAATACCCCATTTTTTTGCGAGCGCATGAAAGAAACCATTTTCTTTTAATTCTATTAACCCATTATTAATTTTTTCAAGTAGATTAATTCCATAACTATTATTAAATTTACCATTTTTCTGTTTTGAAACTAAAAAATAGTATTTTTTTGGTGCTTGTCCAATAATTTGTAATTCAGAAAGCCCTGAGAAATCTAATACTCCAGATTTCTTTTGACTTGAAAAGAATTCTTTTTCCCCAATAATAAAATCACATCGCTTTGCTCTTAATAATTTGAATAACTGCTTTTCATTTCTAGCAAAAATAATAATATTTTTTTTAAAACTAAGATCTGCATAATTTCTAGCAAAGCGTCCGCAAAAAGTATAAGCATTAAAATCTTTTATATTTTGAATATTTGGTTTGTGAGGAAATCTTCTCGTATTATAATATAAAACGGTATTAGTTTAAAATATAGTTTGTGAAAAATGATAATCAATTTTTCTTTCTCTGTTTTCAGTAGCTCCTAAAATAATTTGATAAACTCCTTTTTTGGTTAAATCTAGACATCTATTCCAAGGCAGCCCCTCAATAATCAAATTAATTTTTTTTCTTCTTGCGACTTCTTCAACTAAATCAATTACAAATCCTTTACTTATATTTGGCTCTGCAGCATCCGAATATGTGTAAGGAGGCCTATTCGCCGCATCCCAACAAGCTGCAACTTCTTCCTCTGGCAAAGAAAATGCTGAACACGAATGGCTGAAAAGTATAAATATTGAAATATTCTTTAAAAATATCTTAAGCATTTTAAACCTTTTTATTTTTAAATTTTCAAAATATTTAACTTTAATATTAATCTACTTTCCAATTTATGTTGTTGATATTTTAAGTATAT is a genomic window containing:
- a CDS encoding LexA family protein, with translation MHCLPSFEKKLYLPFAFNSVCAGFPSPATDYMDKKIDLNEFIVKHPAATFYVRAEGNSMLGAGIHSGDLLVVDRSLKAVNGSIIVAIVDGEFTVKRLCLKNNSIVLQAENDLYKSIVIIDNMDFEIWGVVTTVIHSV
- a CDS encoding SOS response-associated peptidase family protein encodes the protein MCAQFQVELIKFQKSLAIFALNLQSISWRSRILPHLEAPVILFKDEKYIIDLFHFSLIPVWSKVRKPKFATHNVRLETVLEKPTWKRPFLKNHCLVPMTAFIEPIYEGKFAGNMIRFELAECVFVPAIFDSWEDTSTGEVIHSFSILTSEPGKFVKKIGHERSPVFLKQNMKNLGNWFDFSKHDGNSFIELLNKQYEPKMSVIIDRPLKKGWEKRK
- a CDS encoding DoxX family membrane protein; translated protein: MKNKLVMIVQILLGLIFFVAGLNGFFHFLPAPTSMPPTAGAFIGALVATGYLFSLVKGVEVVCGFLLLANMWTPLALAVLAPNVVNIFLFHLILAPSGLPVAIVVLAAELFLAFSYRKRYSSMLTRK
- a CDS encoding SGNH/GDSL hydrolase family protein → MKNFIITLLLLCVSVIAYAEDYFVACYYYDTVTNENSSNPSLMEPSKIYIGASSNYYWALGGKGSDKLTLHGNIKDGFFVEKIYTRSDIIKSCERAIEKGVVLWPSKKSYKLYDFKASRSNFHAYEYPIRFIKDNFKKSKIKQIIVFGDSLSDTGNLKRWTKVIPYYPYWYGRFSNGFIWPDYLSNTTQIPIFNFAYGGAKTAGSNEILIDNFSDKVDTKVAKLISGSSKLAIADYLNNYLTVNSYKSKTKAIYKPKEALYIIWIGSNDYVADFEFRKITNLLLKDKESEKKINIIIKNTVRNIMKQIKTLYLKDAYYFLVMNIPDIGKSPAVLSAKYAKYNDEIKDKQELSEKLSAITNKHNIELQSAIDALNKKLKDKINIFYLDIARNFDSYINNKDFYADENFNYGYSLLNSNIPVIGKKETFIQSSCYTGGYTKVAIINSLSNESYYKKSLEHTCKNNHKEVDKNTIFWDSPHPTSLSHCWLSYAVQKKLEDLELIKKTNLSMSDYKEFCLNKDFILE
- a CDS encoding cytochrome b/b6 domain-containing protein; amino-acid sequence: MNTENIKEREYIFVEKYVYDPILRILHWVNALSIFSLMLTIWLKNLLKPYDNWKEILYRYHILIGYVLTAGIILRVVWGFIGPEHAKFKNMINWKAYLKLLRTRKYDTSENWGHNKYAGLSYIFLFILMLYQAYSGLYLAAQKYEMSFFHYFVEYSAIKTPFAKLLSNIHEIVFYMTMIFTALHVIMLRFHEIISKSPLTQAMCNGIQYRKKNKS
- the aqpZ gene encoding aquaporin Z gives rise to the protein MANALDLKKLLAEFIGTFWLVFGGCGSAVLAAGFPGLGIGFVGVSIAFGLTVLTMAYSIGSISGCHLNPAVSLGLAVAGKFNWKELPYYVIAQVFGAIIASAVLCIILSGKADFISIGDFASNGFGEHSPGKFSFLSAFITEILMTAVFLFVILSSTDVKAPAGFAPIAIGLCLTLIHLVSIPVTNTSVNPARSTGPALFAGGWAIEQLWMFWLAPCLGAALGAFTYMYIFNVPFKKPSKEK
- the katG gene encoding catalase/peroxidase HPI translates to MSSKSKCPLSTMGLTNSAANWWPNQINLNILHQHSPLSNPMEKNFNYAQEFKSLNLKAVIKDLHTLMTDSQDWWPADYGHYGPLFIRMAWHSAGTYRVADGRGGAGSGTQRFAPLNSWPDNVNLDKARRLLWPIKQKYGRKISWADLMILAGTVALDSMGFKTFGFAGGREDIWEPEQDIFWGSERTWLGDERYSGNRDLANPLAAVQMGLIYVNPEGPNGKPDPIGSARDIRETFARMAMNDEETVALVAGGHTFGKTHGAADPSKYVSPEPEGAALEEQGLGWKNSFGSGKGVHTITSGLEGAWTPTPIKWDNSYFETLFGYEWELTKSPAGAYQWIPKDPSAGRAVPDAHDPTKRHAPIMTTADLAMRMDPIYEKISRRFMKDMKLYADTFSRAWFKLTHRDMGPIARYLGPLVPTEELIWQDPIPKAKHKLISEKEISALKSKILKSGLSVSQLVNTAWASAATFRGSDKRGGANGARICLSPQKDWEVNEPLELAKILKKFEKIQQDFNSVKGKKTKVSLADLIVLGGCVGIEAAAKKSGHKIKVPFSPGRMDALQKQTDAASFAVLEPISDGFRNYIRKGQEQFAVELLIDKANLLTLTAPEMTVLIGGMRVLSANYAHSKHGVFTKNPEALSNDFFVNLLDIKTKWQKTSSAEIYEGRDSKKGTLKWTGTSVDLLFGSNSQLRAIAEVYASSDAKNVFVNDFITAWNKVMNLDRFDSVVKKKKK
- a CDS encoding class I SAM-dependent methyltransferase, which codes for MNNHNILSHKNVQNDDFNNTYQELIKKIKNNNTDVILQDELIKILDRVKSSEMGRFLIENSGFNGFWTEYMCSYPETKKLGFNVSENKDENYLMENLPIAIATQSRYQIFKSEIKKRLKDNIKIASLPCGLMNDILSLNFHDYKNFMIHGIDLDTSSLQQARAISLTKGLTYHCKFTREDAWEINYKNEYDLFISNGLNIYVDNDEKQIEMYKKIHTSLKENGELLTSTTVPPPDINKDSCWDMNKINSASYRFQNLFFKHFTNYNENNLRTPDQLCKILEKSGFSNFKILPDVLGVFVTIVATKC
- a CDS encoding 3-oxoacyl-[acyl-carrier-protein] synthase III C-terminal domain-containing protein, with amino-acid sequence MENNILLKGFVKIRPEYEIDQSNYAKINNTIQYQAYLKENNNKENIEFKDLNYKNINHYMCKSDRIKKRAFFIPDMLNEDPNLRIISNTNHHHNGANLKERMEVFEKISLKLFNEFYHEENYRPDIICFTTSSGYIAPSPVQTFLSQKGWCNTNVFQVSHTGCYGAFPSINIAAGQLSYRLLSEGKALSAEIVHIESNFLHYNPSQHDTAQLINHSLFGDGAIKYKVEIESEHNRNNALKLIYTFDKILPNTTDIVKFWISDYSFHNVMSKHLADVVIENIDDYLKELCNKAMINYDDMKENAVFALHPGGPKILDGITEKLNLKPWQVENSYWVLENYGNMASATLPHVLERIIKDDKLKGKYVIAIGMSPGLTLGSAIFKRL
- a CDS encoding transporter substrate-binding domain-containing protein gives rise to the protein MLKIFLKNISIFILFSHSCSAFSLPEEEVAACWDAANRPPYTYSDAAEPNISKGFVIDLVEEVARRKKINLIIEGLPWNRCLDLTKKGVYQIILGATENRERKIDYHFSQTIF